A window of the Isosphaera pallida ATCC 43644 genome harbors these coding sequences:
- a CDS encoding sulfatase codes for MSDASNRPLPPDGSPNILLIVMDTVRAESTSLVANPKRDVTPRLADWAKRGVVFERAIAPAPWTLPSHASMFTGRWPHELGLAPDRGLDQRFPTLAERLSQFGYATGGIVANHYYCHRRVGIHRGFDYYDDQDTTFQNLFAVQSYTLYRFGVNFVSVLEKLGFSSYFRSYLDKLMMDSGARRSANQVSGLALDWIDQHRERPWFLFLNLFDAHGPYILPQNVNPRFAAAPKTSEEIDELNSWGDLTSPPTASHANRMLDHYESCIAYLDEQLDLFLSELQGRGQLDNCVVIITSDHGEHFGEHTVNGTCVLIHGNTLYQQEVHVPLMVIAPGRIAEGTRVTNAVSLRDLPATILRLIDPKLKHPFPGQTLTRFLDTSNTVSNQESPLASDVLTEMHYSPLLFWNVQMGITEGVGRAVVGEGWSYLANPDRPDELYDLTNDPREQTNLIDSENESTRQILQRRRDDLKRLVPQEHQD; via the coding sequence TTGAGCGACGCTTCAAACCGTCCGCTCCCTCCTGATGGTTCGCCCAATATCCTGTTGATCGTGATGGACACCGTCCGCGCCGAATCAACCAGCCTGGTGGCCAACCCCAAACGGGATGTGACTCCCAGGTTGGCGGACTGGGCCAAACGGGGCGTGGTGTTTGAGCGAGCAATCGCGCCGGCTCCATGGACCCTTCCTTCGCACGCCTCGATGTTCACCGGCCGATGGCCGCACGAGTTGGGTCTCGCGCCTGACCGCGGTTTGGACCAACGTTTTCCCACCCTAGCCGAACGGCTCAGTCAATTCGGTTACGCCACCGGAGGAATTGTCGCCAACCATTATTACTGTCATCGTCGGGTTGGAATCCATCGCGGCTTTGACTATTATGACGATCAGGACACCACGTTTCAGAACCTTTTTGCCGTCCAATCTTACACTCTCTACCGATTCGGAGTCAACTTTGTTTCTGTCCTTGAGAAGTTAGGTTTTTCTTCTTACTTCAGGAGTTATCTGGACAAATTGATGATGGATTCCGGTGCGAGACGGTCAGCGAATCAGGTGTCAGGGCTTGCGTTGGATTGGATCGATCAACATCGAGAGCGGCCTTGGTTCCTGTTTCTGAACCTGTTCGACGCTCACGGCCCCTACATCCTTCCTCAAAATGTCAATCCTCGATTTGCCGCCGCTCCAAAAACATCCGAGGAGATTGACGAACTCAACTCCTGGGGAGACCTCACCAGTCCACCAACCGCGTCACACGCCAACCGTATGCTTGACCATTACGAATCCTGCATCGCCTATCTCGACGAGCAACTTGATCTCTTTCTGAGTGAGCTGCAAGGTCGGGGCCAACTTGACAATTGCGTGGTGATCATCACCAGCGATCATGGTGAACATTTCGGCGAGCATACGGTCAATGGAACGTGTGTTTTGATACACGGCAACACACTTTACCAACAGGAGGTCCACGTCCCCCTGATGGTGATCGCCCCCGGCAGAATTGCAGAAGGCACGCGGGTGACGAACGCGGTCAGTTTGCGCGACCTGCCCGCTACCATTTTGCGTTTGATCGACCCCAAACTCAAGCATCCCTTCCCCGGACAAACCTTGACGCGGTTCCTCGACACATCCAACACGGTTTCCAACCAAGAATCGCCCTTGGCTTCCGACGTCCTCACGGAGATGCATTATTCCCCTCTGCTCTTCTGGAACGTCCAGATGGGAATCACCGAGGGCGTCGGCCGTGCGGTTGTCGGCGAGGGTTGGTCTTACTTGGCCAACCCCGATCGTCCCGACGAACTCTACGACCTGACCAACGACCCTCGGGAACAAACCAACCTCATCGATAGTGAAAACGAATCCACCCGGCAGATTCTTCAGCGACGTCGCGACGACCTGAAGCGACTCGTGCCTCAGGAACATCAGGATTGA
- a CDS encoding class I SAM-dependent methyltransferase — protein sequence MITSSQAVQPDLESGTLDLPNDLLDLLRDPVDEQPLRLSVGTMTQANTQNDSPVPSNSDALGHVESVSLFNERTGARYAIRGGVVRFAGEAYAASFGRQWNRYDVARPEEDAVVFQVKTGQDPTALSGWLCLDGGCGGGRYTRLLAERGARVIGLDLSTAVDKAAALTRDHRQRVLIAQADLLHPPVAREAFDLVFSLGVLHHTPDPRAGFAQLAARVKPGGLLAVWLYRRNTLPQEWLNSGLRAVTTRLPAQILEPFCIALGVLGSIPLINRVLNKVVNFSNHPDWTLRVCDNFDWYAPKYQSHHTPEELQSWFESEGFEAIEELPPQKGGGGGLYDWAHRHGLIIGSGVNVVGRKPLESHATATPSHSKTNLCTIF from the coding sequence ATGATCACTTCTTCACAGGCCGTCCAACCCGATTTGGAGTCTGGAACCCTCGATCTTCCAAACGATCTGTTGGATCTGCTCCGCGACCCCGTGGATGAACAACCACTTCGTCTGTCGGTTGGGACGATGACACAAGCGAACACCCAGAATGATTCGCCCGTTCCTTCCAACTCGGACGCTTTGGGCCATGTTGAGAGTGTGAGTCTATTCAACGAGCGAACCGGAGCGCGCTATGCCATTCGCGGCGGCGTGGTCCGGTTCGCGGGCGAAGCTTATGCCGCCAGCTTTGGGCGGCAGTGGAATCGCTACGACGTGGCGCGCCCCGAGGAAGACGCTGTGGTCTTCCAAGTCAAGACAGGTCAGGATCCGACAGCACTCTCGGGGTGGCTTTGCCTCGACGGCGGTTGTGGTGGTGGACGCTACACCCGTCTGCTCGCGGAGCGCGGAGCGCGGGTGATCGGTTTGGACCTAAGCACCGCAGTGGACAAAGCCGCTGCACTCACCCGAGATCATCGTCAACGAGTTCTCATCGCGCAGGCCGATCTGTTGCATCCGCCAGTCGCGCGCGAAGCCTTCGACCTAGTCTTCTCCCTTGGAGTGTTGCATCATACGCCCGATCCCCGCGCGGGTTTTGCTCAACTGGCCGCGCGGGTAAAGCCCGGCGGTCTGCTGGCGGTCTGGCTCTATCGCCGCAACACCCTCCCCCAGGAATGGCTCAACTCCGGATTGCGAGCCGTCACCACTCGACTGCCCGCCCAGATTTTGGAACCATTCTGCATAGCGCTTGGAGTTCTCGGCTCCATTCCCCTGATCAACCGCGTTCTCAACAAGGTGGTGAATTTTTCCAACCACCCCGATTGGACATTGCGAGTTTGTGACAATTTTGACTGGTACGCCCCGAAGTACCAGTCACACCACACCCCCGAGGAGCTACAGAGTTGGTTCGAGTCCGAAGGCTTCGAGGCGATCGAGGAATTGCCGCCCCAAAAGGGAGGCGGCGGCGGTCTTTACGACTGGGCGCATCGCCACGGTCTGATTATCGGCAGCGGCGTTAACGTTGTGGGTCGCAAACCGCTTGAGTCCCATGCCACGGCGACACCGTCACATTCCAAGACCAACCTTTGTACCATCTTCTAG
- a CDS encoding glycosyltransferase family 2 protein: MSVLIPSWRRPERLTACLQSLAAQSHPPNEVAVVWQGQDEATRDAAYDAASWFGPPTRLLILHHPIPGIVPAENLALEATRGDLVLLIDDDAVAPVDWVARHVERHRDPQVGAVGGPARNHFPDGTPYPIRENEPIGRLNCWGRVIGNMYDHPDTWRDRPPRLVDHLVGYNLSLKRTAFDRFEERLKPYWQLFELEVCLQVRARGLRVLFDFGNVVRHHPTNPTYAPGRNGDLNIKVVNPAHNLAFILAKHTQHPFDLLRRICWTFGVGTSSEPGVLALPWSIRRHGHPWTEMRLAAQIARARWEGWRAGRAARAAVTPLTDHSTPITKMDG; the protein is encoded by the coding sequence GTGAGCGTGCTGATTCCCAGCTGGCGACGTCCCGAACGTCTGACGGCCTGCCTCCAATCGTTGGCCGCACAATCCCATCCCCCCAACGAAGTCGCGGTGGTCTGGCAAGGTCAAGACGAGGCCACCCGCGACGCGGCCTACGACGCTGCATCCTGGTTCGGGCCGCCCACCCGTTTGTTGATTCTCCATCACCCAATCCCCGGGATCGTTCCCGCCGAAAACCTGGCGCTCGAGGCAACCCGGGGCGATCTAGTGCTGCTGATCGACGACGACGCCGTAGCTCCGGTGGATTGGGTCGCTCGCCACGTCGAACGCCACCGCGACCCTCAAGTGGGAGCGGTGGGAGGTCCCGCCCGCAATCACTTTCCCGACGGCACCCCTTATCCCATCCGCGAAAACGAGCCGATTGGCCGCCTCAACTGCTGGGGTCGCGTCATCGGCAATATGTACGACCACCCCGACACCTGGCGCGATCGACCACCGCGGTTGGTAGATCATCTGGTGGGTTACAACCTCAGCCTCAAGCGAACCGCGTTCGACCGTTTCGAGGAACGCCTCAAACCATACTGGCAGCTCTTCGAGTTGGAGGTCTGCCTTCAAGTCCGCGCGCGGGGGCTTAGAGTTCTGTTCGATTTCGGCAACGTAGTGCGGCACCACCCCACCAACCCCACCTACGCTCCAGGTCGCAACGGCGATCTCAACATCAAAGTGGTCAACCCAGCCCACAACCTCGCCTTCATTCTTGCCAAACACACCCAGCATCCTTTCGACTTGCTAAGGCGTATCTGTTGGACCTTCGGCGTCGGGACCAGTAGCGAACCAGGAGTGCTAGCGCTCCCTTGGTCTATTCGACGACACGGACATCCTTGGACTGAGATGCGACTGGCGGCTCAGATCGCCCGTGCTCGTTGGGAAGGTTGGCGTGCAGGCCGCGCGGCTCGCGCAGCTGTGACCCCGCTTACCGATCATTCCACGCCAATCACCAAGATGGATGGTTGA
- a CDS encoding glycosyltransferase family 4 protein, with protein MTTPSLRLLINARLLSDPALNGWNRYTTRLTAALVAVDPTVHVILAGDRPLAPNHVETIRGDSEATASRVETAIAPGGRGLVWEQVVLARLARDLEADLIHAPANYGLPWAGAIPKLLTLHDVTLHQEELAGPYHRFNPDAWRLRGRHALSRWVATAIVTPSRHAAREIVEILRVPAEKVVTIPEAADPVFHRPIPTDARIALRRLLELGDAPYLLVVGNFAPHKRVEWLLDRFAEVIARRGWGVSPTPRGDADNPMARLCLVLVGGERDGPQAAAIRARAEARGIGSRLRLAPRLSDPELAACYAEAVGLACPSRREGFGLPLVEAMAVGCPILAADATSLPEVLGSGGTILPWDHAESWRAALERWLDDPWTLARDRQRARERGRLFSWETAAYATLGLIRRLVGRNVPTPSRFAPPLPPHAYP; from the coding sequence ATGACCACGCCGTCCCTTCGGTTGCTCATCAATGCTCGTCTTCTCAGCGACCCGGCGCTCAACGGCTGGAACCGCTACACGACCCGTCTGACCGCAGCTCTGGTGGCGGTCGATCCCACAGTGCATGTGATCCTGGCGGGGGATCGGCCTCTCGCCCCCAACCATGTCGAAACGATCCGCGGCGACTCGGAAGCGACCGCCTCGCGGGTGGAAACGGCGATCGCCCCCGGGGGACGGGGCTTGGTTTGGGAACAGGTGGTTTTGGCCCGCCTGGCCCGCGACCTGGAGGCCGACCTGATCCACGCCCCAGCCAACTACGGCCTTCCCTGGGCGGGAGCGATCCCCAAACTTCTGACGCTGCACGACGTCACCCTGCACCAGGAGGAACTCGCGGGTCCCTACCATCGTTTCAATCCCGACGCTTGGAGACTGCGGGGACGCCACGCGCTGTCGCGTTGGGTGGCCACGGCAATCGTGACCCCCAGTCGTCACGCTGCCCGCGAGATCGTCGAAATCCTGCGTGTCCCCGCTGAGAAGGTGGTCACGATCCCCGAGGCCGCCGACCCGGTGTTTCATCGTCCCATCCCAACCGACGCCCGAATCGCGTTGAGGAGACTTTTGGAATTGGGGGACGCCCCCTATTTGCTGGTGGTGGGCAACTTCGCGCCTCACAAACGAGTCGAGTGGTTGCTAGACCGCTTCGCCGAGGTGATCGCGCGGCGCGGTTGGGGAGTGTCCCCCACCCCGCGCGGCGATGCCGACAACCCCATGGCTCGTTTGTGCCTGGTCTTGGTGGGAGGGGAACGCGATGGTCCCCAGGCCGCGGCAATCCGCGCGCGGGCCGAAGCGCGAGGGATCGGTTCGCGCTTGCGACTGGCTCCCCGGCTGAGCGACCCCGAACTCGCGGCTTGTTACGCCGAAGCGGTTGGCCTCGCCTGCCCCTCGCGCCGTGAAGGCTTCGGACTGCCTTTGGTTGAAGCCATGGCGGTGGGCTGTCCCATCCTCGCTGCTGACGCCACCAGTTTGCCCGAGGTACTCGGCTCCGGCGGTACGATTTTGCCGTGGGACCATGCCGAGTCCTGGCGGGCCGCCTTGGAGCGTTGGCTGGACGATCCCTGGACGTTAGCGCGGGATCGTCAACGCGCTCGGGAACGTGGACGTCTCTTTTCGTGGGAGACGGCCGCCTACGCGACCCTCGGTCTGATCCGTCGTCTGGTCGGACGCAACGTCCCCACCCCGTCTCGCTTCGCCCCCCCCCTCCCGCCCCACGCTTACCCATGA
- a CDS encoding lipopolysaccharide kinase InaA family protein produces MSSANAQPLASDRATSSRGAAPRRTADPTTASPSHPWTPNPIVAALTPSGQTDWQRTWVTVDRGGIRWRVEPTRLPELLGPSGLRWEEWRRSGAERLVKRAEERSVHRVALPGGAVYIKQFHPNGWRARVRQWMRRGKGVNEVIRAGWLKSVGIPTIQPVALGERRRFGLVLDNWVVSEELIDTMPLDRFLETELPTLAPVQQAALSRAVVEELANLTARLHHHQFVHHDLHPGNLLIQWSWEPDRGETSLRKEPPRPRVKLTLIDLDALRRRSGPLPNRMIEWNLAVLDHYFRHRYPAAPRLRFVTLYLRTRQRLRAEAQEAGHSVPTTSTVFGGHSEPLDPRSLASAVSTRTRAWAERLWTRWSRRCLMVNKYFQAIRFERDGRLVKGFVARDFDSEALRAILSRSSAWFAASGSIEGIEPIKVSSSARILAVDSRAWRCQTSGNLPETTDDLPSSSKRIAAAASDCRYLIKRHECGPWWRRWTTLVRSSPARRAWQAAQHARVRGVPTPRHWAWIVETDFLGLPIREDLVMEDLRPARRLDHVSRKRWVGLSEPQRRRAARATLERVARLIALMHERSLTHHDLKLSNLLVLYDDEEAWEPTGSADEPRAVDLTAGPKEIWLIDLAAMSHRHPLGEKAIIQDLTRLEVSRRALGWLARTDALRFLRIALAGGLSDQDRWKRIWRRIDAASQAKLERNRRRGRPIS; encoded by the coding sequence ATGAGTTCCGCCAACGCCCAACCCCTCGCCTCGGATCGAGCCACCTCATCGCGCGGAGCTGCTCCAAGGCGGACGGCAGACCCCACGACCGCCTCGCCCAGCCACCCTTGGACCCCAAACCCGATCGTCGCGGCTCTGACGCCCTCGGGTCAAACGGATTGGCAGCGAACCTGGGTGACGGTGGATCGCGGCGGAATCCGTTGGCGGGTCGAACCCACGCGACTACCAGAACTTCTCGGCCCCAGCGGCCTGCGTTGGGAGGAGTGGAGACGTTCGGGAGCCGAACGCCTGGTCAAACGGGCCGAAGAACGCTCGGTGCATCGAGTCGCCTTGCCGGGTGGAGCGGTGTACATCAAACAGTTTCATCCAAACGGGTGGCGCGCGCGGGTTCGCCAATGGATGAGACGGGGCAAGGGCGTCAACGAGGTCATTCGAGCCGGTTGGCTCAAATCGGTCGGGATCCCCACAATCCAACCCGTGGCGCTGGGAGAGCGCAGACGGTTCGGCCTGGTCCTGGACAACTGGGTCGTCAGCGAGGAACTGATCGACACTATGCCGCTGGATCGGTTTCTCGAAACAGAACTGCCGACACTCGCCCCCGTCCAACAAGCCGCGCTGAGCCGCGCAGTGGTGGAGGAGTTGGCTAATCTGACCGCACGATTACATCATCATCAATTTGTTCATCATGATTTACATCCCGGCAATCTCTTGATCCAATGGAGTTGGGAGCCGGACCGTGGCGAAACCTCCCTGAGGAAGGAACCGCCGCGTCCTCGAGTGAAGTTGACCCTGATCGACCTGGATGCGTTACGCAGGCGGAGTGGTCCGCTTCCCAATCGGATGATCGAGTGGAATTTGGCGGTGTTGGACCATTATTTCCGCCACCGCTATCCGGCCGCACCCCGCCTGCGGTTCGTCACGCTCTATCTCCGAACCCGCCAGCGATTGCGGGCCGAGGCCCAAGAAGCCGGCCACAGCGTTCCCACCACGTCCACGGTCTTCGGCGGCCACAGCGAGCCGCTTGATCCCCGAAGCTTGGCTTCGGCGGTCTCGACTAGGACCCGCGCGTGGGCCGAGCGGTTGTGGACCCGTTGGAGCCGTCGATGCTTGATGGTCAACAAGTATTTTCAGGCAATTCGATTTGAGCGTGACGGCCGGTTGGTCAAGGGGTTTGTCGCCCGTGACTTCGATTCCGAGGCGTTGAGGGCGATTCTGAGCCGATCGTCCGCCTGGTTCGCCGCGTCCGGTTCGATCGAGGGGATCGAGCCAATCAAAGTTTCTAGTTCGGCACGGATCCTGGCGGTCGATTCCCGCGCTTGGCGGTGCCAGACGTCGGGTAATCTCCCCGAAACGACCGACGATTTGCCGTCTTCCTCGAAGCGGATCGCGGCCGCGGCATCCGATTGCCGCTATCTCATCAAGCGGCATGAATGCGGTCCGTGGTGGCGACGTTGGACGACTCTCGTTCGTTCCTCGCCGGCGCGACGGGCTTGGCAGGCAGCTCAGCACGCGCGAGTCCGCGGGGTTCCCACGCCTCGGCACTGGGCTTGGATCGTTGAGACCGACTTCTTAGGACTGCCGATCCGTGAAGACCTTGTCATGGAGGATCTTCGTCCCGCGCGACGTTTGGATCATGTCTCCCGCAAACGCTGGGTCGGTCTCAGCGAACCTCAACGCCGGCGGGCTGCCCGCGCGACTTTGGAACGGGTGGCACGTCTCATTGCCCTCATGCACGAGCGATCACTCACTCATCATGATCTCAAGTTGTCGAATCTTCTGGTTTTGTACGACGACGAGGAGGCTTGGGAGCCGACGGGGTCGGCGGACGAGCCGCGCGCGGTCGATCTCACCGCCGGTCCCAAGGAGATTTGGCTGATCGACCTGGCGGCGATGAGTCACCGACATCCTCTCGGCGAAAAAGCGATCATTCAGGATTTGACTCGTTTGGAAGTCAGTCGGCGCGCCTTGGGATGGCTCGCCCGAACCGACGCGCTGCGGTTTCTGCGAATCGCCCTGGCCGGCGGTTTGAGCGACCAAGATCGTTGGAAACGAATCTGGAGGCGGATCGACGCCGCCAGCCAAGCCAAGCTTGAACGGAACCGGCGGCGCGGCCGGCCGATCTCATGA
- a CDS encoding glycosyltransferase family 4 protein — protein sequence MKPHPTIGPTPYPVVKPPPQQGRGRIRRGRILALVESPDHVCDRYRIAAFEPWLHAFGYELERLPLSQTKGPARWLALARSGRFHAVLLQRKLLASWELAILRGFCRRLVYDFDDAVMLRDSHDPRGPFDRRRRIRFGIVMKQADAILAGNSFLADRAVEAGADPHTLRVLPTCVEPPDPATLSRSPAFATTPRPAGAGLLLGWIGSSSTLKGLEKPRAIWDAVAKALPGVRLRAICDRAPDLGSLAVEWVPWSREIETTSLAECDVGISHIPDDLWSRGKCGLKLLQAMAVGLPVVANPVGVHPEMIEPNVNGFLAVTPEQWVDALTRLTNDPALRKNMGQAGRLRVERDYSVAIHARSFVEALLGEDAFNPSTSFDSGTETLSGSLSSSRGLCPHNLAAPLQGRSCVRTAPVGTAPRETRA from the coding sequence ATGAAGCCACATCCGACGATCGGCCCAACGCCATACCCGGTGGTTAAACCGCCCCCCCAACAGGGACGAGGACGAATTCGCCGGGGACGAATTCTGGCGTTGGTCGAATCCCCCGACCATGTGTGCGACCGCTACCGCATCGCCGCTTTCGAACCCTGGCTGCACGCCTTCGGATATGAACTCGAACGCTTGCCTTTGAGCCAAACCAAGGGACCGGCGCGTTGGCTGGCTCTGGCGCGAAGCGGAAGGTTCCACGCAGTCCTGCTGCAACGCAAGCTGTTGGCATCCTGGGAGTTGGCGATCCTGCGGGGCTTCTGTCGGCGTCTGGTTTACGACTTCGACGACGCCGTGATGCTACGCGACAGTCACGACCCGCGTGGTCCGTTCGACCGACGGCGGCGCATTCGCTTTGGAATCGTGATGAAACAGGCCGACGCGATCCTGGCGGGCAACTCCTTTCTGGCCGATCGCGCAGTGGAGGCCGGAGCCGATCCCCACACGCTTCGCGTGCTGCCTACCTGCGTCGAACCTCCCGACCCCGCGACGCTGAGCCGCTCGCCCGCCTTTGCGACGACGCCCCGCCCCGCCGGCGCGGGTTTGTTGTTGGGCTGGATCGGCTCCTCTAGTACCCTCAAAGGGCTTGAGAAACCCCGCGCCATCTGGGACGCGGTCGCCAAGGCGTTACCGGGAGTACGGTTGCGGGCGATTTGCGATCGCGCTCCGGACCTGGGTTCGCTCGCGGTGGAGTGGGTTCCCTGGAGTCGGGAGATCGAAACCACCTCCCTCGCCGAATGCGACGTGGGCATCAGCCACATTCCCGACGATCTTTGGAGCCGGGGCAAATGCGGCCTCAAGCTTTTGCAAGCGATGGCCGTCGGTCTGCCGGTGGTCGCCAATCCGGTGGGTGTCCACCCCGAAATGATCGAACCGAACGTCAATGGCTTTCTCGCCGTCACTCCCGAGCAGTGGGTGGACGCCCTGACCCGCCTGACCAACGACCCCGCCTTGCGAAAGAACATGGGCCAGGCCGGCCGGCTTCGCGTCGAACGCGACTATAGCGTGGCCATCCACGCGCGTTCCTTCGTGGAGGCGTTGTTGGGAGAGGATGCCTTTAATCCTTCAACTTCCTTTGACTCGGGGACCGAGACCCTTTCCGGGTCGCTCTCGTCGTCTCGCGGCCTTTGTCCTCACAACCTCGCCGCCCCGCTTCAAGGTCGGTCTTGTGTTCGGACCGCCCCGGTCGGAACGGCCCCTCGGGAGACGCGGGCATGA
- a CDS encoding DUF1015 domain-containing protein has protein sequence MADLRPLHALRYDVSKVGALSDVTTPPYDVIDAELQRRLEQRSPYNFIRLELTPTQPGDGPEDRYRRAAAILADWRRTGILTYDSAPAYYLYRQTFETETGTHVRTGFLGRVRVDPFGVGSVYPHEQTLSGPKADRLALYRATGCNLSPVFGLYPDDRQDVIRTVEAGVKDKTPSTAIDHLGVKHEMWRVDDLETHAKLQALMADKPIFIADGHHRYETSVADRDAFLAEHPEAADDLEHPCRFALMMFVGMSDPGLLILPTHRLVSGLPGLTAETLAARLAPEFDVEPVDSQEAAWTLIDAQAAQEVFGFGTRADGRWLLARLRSDDTMDRLAADQSPDWRALGVSILHRLVLDHLLADLGTPRCRYVHTLAETRADLADPEGCDLACLVAPATMDQVATLASRLEKMPAKSTYFYPKLLSGLVISPIRRDHES, from the coding sequence ATGGCCGATCTTCGCCCTTTGCACGCTTTGCGCTACGATGTGTCCAAAGTCGGCGCGTTGTCCGACGTGACCACGCCCCCCTACGACGTGATCGACGCCGAGTTGCAACGGCGTTTGGAACAGCGGAGCCCTTACAACTTCATTCGTTTGGAACTGACCCCCACTCAACCGGGCGACGGCCCCGAGGACCGCTACCGACGCGCCGCGGCCATCTTGGCCGACTGGCGACGCACTGGCATCCTCACGTATGATTCGGCCCCGGCGTACTACCTCTACCGTCAGACCTTTGAGACCGAAACCGGCACCCATGTGCGCACCGGATTCCTCGGTCGGGTGCGGGTCGATCCGTTTGGGGTCGGGTCGGTCTATCCACATGAACAGACGCTTTCCGGTCCGAAGGCCGACCGTTTAGCGCTCTACCGCGCCACCGGCTGCAACCTTTCGCCGGTGTTCGGCTTGTATCCCGACGACCGCCAGGACGTGATCCGAACAGTCGAAGCCGGAGTCAAGGACAAGACCCCTTCGACCGCGATCGACCACCTGGGGGTCAAGCATGAGATGTGGCGGGTGGACGACCTCGAAACCCACGCCAAACTCCAGGCGTTGATGGCCGACAAGCCGATCTTCATCGCCGACGGTCACCACCGTTATGAAACCTCGGTGGCCGATCGCGACGCCTTCCTCGCCGAACATCCCGAAGCGGCCGACGACCTCGAACACCCATGTCGGTTTGCGTTGATGATGTTCGTGGGAATGAGCGACCCGGGGTTGCTGATCCTCCCCACCCACCGCCTGGTCTCCGGCTTACCGGGACTGACCGCCGAGACCCTGGCGGCCAGGCTCGCACCCGAGTTCGACGTGGAGCCGGTAGACTCCCAAGAGGCGGCCTGGACCCTGATCGACGCCCAAGCCGCGCAGGAGGTCTTCGGTTTCGGCACCCGAGCCGATGGGCGTTGGCTGCTGGCCCGTCTGCGTTCGGACGACACGATGGATCGCCTGGCCGCCGACCAGTCGCCTGACTGGAGGGCCCTAGGAGTCTCGATCCTCCATCGCCTGGTGCTGGACCATTTGCTGGCCGATTTGGGCACGCCGCGCTGCCGCTACGTCCACACCCTGGCCGAAACCCGCGCCGATCTGGCCGATCCCGAAGGCTGCGACCTAGCCTGCCTGGTCGCGCCGGCGACGATGGATCAGGTTGCCACGTTGGCCTCACGTTTGGAAAAGATGCCCGCCAAAAGCACTTACTTCTATCCCAAACTGCTCAGCGGTCTGGTGATCAGCCCGATTCGCCGCGACCACGAAAGTTGA